The DNA segment CTGCACCACCGAAACCAGCCGCTCCCGCAGTTCGGAGTGCTTCAGGCCCTCCAGGTGCTCGGGCCGCACGGCGCCCTGCTGGTTGACGACGTCGTTGACGTGGTCGCACAGCTTCCCCAGGTCCCAGTCGTCCGGGTGCACTTTCTCGTCGGCGTACGTGGCCATCAGCGCATCCACGTACCGCCCCATCATGTCCATGACGCTTTCCCGGAGGTTGTGCCCCATGAGGACCCGGCGGCGTTGCTCGTAGATGACCTCGCGCTGGCGGTTCATGACGTCGTCGTAGGCCAGCACCTGGCGGCGGATCTCGAAGTTGCGCGCCTCGACCTTCTTCTGCGCGTTTTCGATGGCGCGGGTGAGCTGCATGTTTTCGATGGGCTGGTCCTCCTCCCAGCCCAGGCGGTCCATGAAGCGGCGAACCCAGTCGGCGGCGAACAGCCGCATCAGGTCGTCGTCCAGCGAGACGTAAAAGCGCGACGAACCCGGGTCGCCCTGGCGCCCTGCGCGGCCCCGCAACTGGTTGTCGATGCGGCGTGCCTCGTGGCGCTCCGTGCCGATGATGTGCAGCCCGCCCAGCTCCACCACCTTCTGGTGCTCCGGCTCGGTCTCCCGGCGCGTCTGCTCCAGCAGTTCGACGTACAGACGGGCGGCCTCCGCCACCCGGTCCT comes from the Bacillota bacterium genome and includes:
- the secA gene encoding preprotein translocase subunit SecA (functions in protein export; can interact with acidic membrane phospholipids and the SecYEG protein complex; binds to preproteins; binds to ATP and undergoes a conformational change to promote membrane insertion of SecA/bound preprotein; ATP hydrolysis appears to drive release of the preprotein from SecA and deinsertion of SecA from the membrane; additional proteins SecD/F/YajC aid SecA recycling; exists in an equilibrium between monomers and dimers; may possibly form higher order oligomers; proteins in this cluster correspond SecA1; SecA2 is not essential and seems to play a role in secretion of a subset of proteins) codes for the protein MRLFAADWVRRFMDRLGWEEDQPIENMQLTRAIENAQKKVEARNFEIRRQVLAYDDVMNRQREVIYEQRRRVLMGHNLRESVMDMMGRYVDALMATYADEKVHPDDWDLGKLCDHVNDVVNQQGAVRPEHLEGLKHSELRERLVSVVQDAYARREQVLGPEAVRQLERIILLRVTDSKWIDHLRAMDDLREGIGLRAYAQRDPLVEYKLEAFNMFNAMVASIQEDTLKYLFRVQLVSPEQQEAEARRRLR